In Micromonospora inyonensis, the genomic window GCATCGGCGCGGGTGGCATCGGGTTCGACGCCACCGTGCTCGGCGGGGACACCCTGCCGCCCCGGCGTCGGGTGGACCGGTTCGGCGAGTTCACCGAACTGCTCGACCTGGTGCTCCGGCAGGACGGCGTGACCTGGCGCGGCGAGTGGTTCTCGGCCGTGGACGCCCGGAACAATCCCGGCTGCGTGCAGATGCCGAGGGTGCCGTTCGTGGTCGCCGCCAACGGTCCGCGCTCGATGCGGTTGGTCGCCCGGTTCGGTCAGGGCTGGGTCACCACCGGCACCGGCGGAGACGACCTGGACACCTGGTGGGAGTCGGTGGCGGCGCTCTGCGCCCGGATGGACGCGACCCTGGACGAGGCCGGACGTGACCCGGCCACCCTCGACCGGTACCTGTCGCTGGACGCTGCCCCGGTCTTCTCCATGACCAGCGCGGACTTCTTCGCCGAAGCGGTCGAGCGGGCCGCCCGGCTCGGGTTCACCGACGTGGTGACCCACTGGCCCCGGCTGAGCAGCTGGTACGCCGGGGACGAGAACGTGCTCGCCGAGGTCGCGGAACGCCTGCCGGAGCTGCGCCGGATCTGAGCCACCCGTTGGTCAGCCCGTGAGGGCAACCGGCCGTTGACGCCCGGCCGGGCCAGCCGGCGGGACCGGTCAGGTGCCCAGGTCGCCGGTGGCGATGCCACCCGTCCCGGCCGACACCAGCCGCAGGCGGACGCAGACGACGGGCGTGTCGTCGGTGACCGTGCTCCCCTCGCCGGCCCAGAAGCGGAGGTGACCGGCGCGCCACTCGTCGAGGTCCCGGTGGCCCTCGCCCTCTGAGCGGGCGAAGTCCCATTTCACGTCCGCGAAGCGGACCACGTCCACAGCGGTGACCTCGACGACGCCGACCAGTGCGTCGTGGTCGTCGACCAGGGCCAGCCGTTCGCCGACGTACTCCAGTTCCTCGCCCTC contains:
- a CDS encoding ASCH domain-containing protein gives rise to the protein MWPRIGDLRSLALGTPGPMRSDLNSLVLAGVKTATTGLLSEYATEGEELEYVGERLALVDDHDALVGVVEVTAVDVVRFADVKWDFARSEGEGHRDLDEWRAGHLRFWAGEGSTVTDDTPVVCVRLRLVSAGTGGIATGDLGT
- a CDS encoding LLM class flavin-dependent oxidoreductase yields the protein MIMRIGIVILPDQRWSEAQRRWRQAEDWGFDHAWTYDHLGWRDLVDGPWFDSMSTLTAAALVTSRIRLGTLVASPNFRHPAAFARQVTTLDDISGGRLLLGIGAGGIGFDATVLGGDTLPPRRRVDRFGEFTELLDLVLRQDGVTWRGEWFSAVDARNNPGCVQMPRVPFVVAANGPRSMRLVARFGQGWVTTGTGGDDLDTWWESVAALCARMDATLDEAGRDPATLDRYLSLDAAPVFSMTSADFFAEAVERAARLGFTDVVTHWPRLSSWYAGDENVLAEVAERLPELRRI